In a genomic window of Alkalinema sp. FACHB-956:
- a CDS encoding WecB/TagA/CpsF family glycosyltransferase has protein sequence MLQSSRPSSALAKQHSAELDNSLEIQDSQASTTHSHVTILNVNIHNLTFDDFLKQLQCGVVFTPNVDHIMKLQRDPEFFRTYQLADYRICDSQILIYASKFLGTPIQEKISGSDLLPIFCRYHRDNEEIKIFLLGGGKGVAQGAQQKLNQKARRSIVVAAHTPSFGFEQNEAECLEIVDRINQSQANVLVVGVGAPKQEFWIVKYRDQLPNIDIFLGLGGAIDFVAGAKPRSPEWISEVGLEWLYRLISEPRRLWKRYLIDDLPFLGLLLLQKLKLYRSPFKPQWFRP, from the coding sequence ATGTTGCAGTCATCTAGACCAAGCTCAGCACTGGCTAAACAGCACAGTGCCGAACTCGATAATTCTCTTGAAATTCAGGATAGTCAGGCATCTACTACCCACAGTCATGTGACTATTCTCAATGTCAATATCCACAATTTGACCTTTGATGATTTCCTGAAGCAGCTTCAGTGTGGGGTTGTTTTCACCCCCAATGTTGATCACATTATGAAGTTACAGCGAGATCCAGAATTTTTTAGAACTTATCAGTTGGCGGATTACAGGATTTGTGATAGCCAAATTTTGATCTATGCTTCAAAGTTTCTAGGCACTCCTATTCAAGAGAAGATTTCTGGGTCAGATCTGCTCCCGATTTTTTGCCGATATCATCGGGACAATGAAGAAATTAAAATCTTCCTTTTAGGGGGCGGTAAAGGTGTTGCCCAGGGTGCTCAGCAGAAGCTCAACCAAAAAGCCAGACGTTCTATTGTGGTTGCAGCTCATACCCCTTCCTTCGGATTTGAACAAAATGAAGCGGAGTGTTTAGAAATTGTTGACCGGATCAATCAATCCCAGGCCAATGTATTGGTGGTGGGTGTTGGGGCTCCTAAGCAGGAATTTTGGATTGTTAAGTATCGGGATCAACTGCCGAACATTGATATTTTTCTGGGACTGGGAGGTGCGATCGATTTCGTAGCGGGTGCCAAACCCCGATCGCCCGAGTGGATCAGTGAAGTTGGGCTGGAATGGCTCTATCGACTGATCTCGGAACCGAGGCGGTTATGGAAACGCTATTTGATTGATGATTTGCCATTTTTGGGACTTCTCCTCTTACAGAAACTGAAGCTTTATCGATCCCCCTTTAAACCTCAATGGTTCCGTCCCTAA
- a CDS encoding glycosyltransferase family 4 protein — MRVIIVAEHASAKFGGEAFLPLHYFRLLRQRNIDVWLVVHERTRLEIEQLFPDAHDRTYFVPDTWVHLLLFRLSQFLPRRIGEATTGLLMHLQTQALQRRVVRHLVHQHQIDIVHEPISVSPKLPSLMYNVGAPVVMGPLNGGMNYPPAFRDRQSRVVDAFLTVGRWASTVANWLIPGRLRAKVVLVANDRTRRSLPQGIQGKVLELVENGVDLTIWPATEQASPPQSSVPRFVYVGRLIDWKGLDLLLAAFRPVADATGATLEIIGDGAIRESLEAQAQAFGLRDQVIFQGWLSQPACAARLQQADVFVLPSLLECGGAVVLEAMAIGLPVIATAWGGPMDYLTPDCGILVEPTSPGGFVQGLTEAMLHLAQSSELRSHMGQAARQRAEQQFDWERKVDRMIEIYQQTIELPQATPRLVATMSSDRV; from the coding sequence ATGCGCGTCATTATTGTGGCTGAACATGCCTCGGCAAAGTTTGGTGGAGAGGCATTTTTGCCGCTCCATTATTTCCGTCTCTTGCGTCAACGGAATATTGACGTTTGGTTAGTGGTGCATGAACGGACGCGGTTAGAAATCGAACAGTTGTTTCCGGATGCCCACGATCGAACATATTTTGTGCCGGATACGTGGGTGCATTTGTTGCTATTTCGCCTGAGTCAGTTTTTGCCGCGGCGCATTGGAGAAGCCACTACAGGATTGCTCATGCACCTCCAGACCCAAGCTTTGCAACGCCGAGTAGTTCGTCACTTGGTTCACCAGCACCAAATTGATATCGTCCATGAACCGATTTCTGTATCTCCAAAGTTGCCGTCCTTGATGTACAACGTCGGTGCGCCGGTAGTTATGGGGCCGTTGAATGGGGGAATGAATTATCCCCCAGCCTTTCGAGATCGTCAAAGCCGAGTGGTAGATGCATTTTTAACCGTTGGACGTTGGGCTTCTACTGTAGCCAATTGGCTAATTCCTGGGCGACTACGGGCGAAAGTTGTCCTTGTTGCCAACGATCGCACCCGCAGATCGTTACCCCAGGGTATCCAAGGCAAAGTTCTGGAACTGGTGGAAAATGGGGTTGATCTCACCATTTGGCCCGCTACAGAGCAGGCCAGTCCCCCGCAATCATCCGTTCCCAGATTCGTCTATGTTGGCCGTTTAATTGATTGGAAAGGTCTTGATTTGCTGTTGGCAGCCTTTCGCCCCGTTGCTGATGCGACCGGAGCTACTCTGGAAATTATTGGCGATGGTGCAATTCGGGAAAGCTTGGAGGCCCAAGCCCAAGCTTTTGGCTTACGGGATCAGGTCATTTTCCAAGGTTGGTTATCGCAGCCAGCCTGTGCCGCACGACTGCAACAGGCGGATGTATTTGTTTTGCCAAGCTTGCTGGAATGCGGTGGAGCGGTTGTTTTGGAGGCTATGGCGATCGGGTTGCCCGTCATTGCAACAGCTTGGGGCGGGCCGATGGATTATCTCACCCCCGACTGTGGCATTTTGGTGGAGCCCACTTCGCCTGGGGGCTTTGTGCAAGGGTTAACCGAAGCTATGCTGCACTTAGCGCAATCTTCTGAACTACGATCGCACATGGGTCAAGCGGCTCGGCAACGGGCAGAACAGCAGTTTGATTGGGAGCGGAAAGTCGATCGCATGATTGAGATTTATCAGCAGACCATTGAACTTCCACAAGCCACACCTCGTCTTGTGGCTACCATGTCCTCCGACAGGGTCTAA
- a CDS encoding glycosyltransferase family 4 protein: protein MNYHIALSRSIDFATIAQEAATEQGPRHAMGVLCDKLDAVVHHPNHKSIGLSDKLWSKVAGTPQSWSLARRLANTLTSEDVIFCTGEDIGIPISACCGNRADRPKIAMFIHNLDRPRGFLSAKLFDLGHRVDLFITNAPAQARFLQQRLGIPTSKIFLLTEHIDTQFFVPGKPNCQTAKPVIASVGLENRDYRTIAQATQDLPVDVRISGFSRDAKVLARAFPKVMPANMSRKFYPWPELRQLYWNADLVIVSLVENKFCAGLTAILEAIACAKPLIITHTQGLSGYLQQIAPVCVVDPGDVMGMQQAILRVLSNLDHEQELARQRRVKLLQQHTMEHYIDTLAAQLMSIAPTSFFPKGQELLRDMT from the coding sequence TTGAATTATCACATTGCCCTTAGCCGATCGATCGATTTCGCAACTATTGCCCAGGAAGCAGCGACCGAACAAGGCCCGCGCCATGCTATGGGTGTTTTATGTGACAAATTAGATGCGGTTGTGCATCATCCCAACCATAAATCAATTGGACTCTCAGATAAACTGTGGTCAAAAGTTGCAGGTACGCCGCAAAGCTGGTCGTTGGCGCGTCGTTTGGCCAATACATTAACCTCGGAAGATGTCATCTTTTGTACTGGGGAAGACATTGGGATTCCGATCTCGGCCTGCTGTGGGAACCGTGCTGATCGACCTAAAATTGCGATGTTCATTCACAATCTCGATCGACCTCGGGGGTTTCTCTCCGCCAAGCTTTTTGATCTTGGCCATCGAGTTGATTTATTCATTACGAATGCCCCAGCCCAAGCTCGTTTTCTTCAGCAGCGTCTAGGGATTCCCACTTCAAAAATTTTCCTGTTAACTGAGCATATTGATACGCAATTCTTCGTTCCTGGAAAACCCAATTGTCAGACAGCTAAGCCTGTCATTGCCAGTGTGGGGTTAGAAAATCGGGATTATCGAACGATCGCCCAAGCCACCCAGGATTTACCTGTTGATGTGCGCATTAGTGGGTTTTCCCGTGATGCCAAAGTGTTGGCCCGCGCATTTCCCAAAGTTATGCCTGCTAACATGAGCCGAAAATTTTATCCATGGCCGGAGTTACGACAGCTTTATTGGAATGCCGATTTAGTCATTGTCAGTTTGGTGGAAAATAAATTCTGCGCAGGCTTGACGGCCATCCTGGAAGCAATCGCCTGTGCTAAACCTTTGATCATTACTCATACCCAAGGCTTATCAGGCTATCTCCAACAAATTGCCCCCGTTTGCGTGGTCGATCCAGGTGATGTTATGGGGATGCAGCAAGCTATTTTAAGGGTTTTAAGCAATTTGGATCACGAACAGGAGCTGGCGCGGCAACGAAGAGTAAAGCTGCTTCAACAACACACTATGGAGCATTACATTGACACATTGGCTGCACAACTTATGTCCATTGCTCCGACATCTTTTTTCCCGAAAGGTCAGGAGCTACTAAGGGATATGACCTAG
- a CDS encoding glycosyltransferase family 2 protein, translating into MTILLSQRDCSRLLVVIVNYRTPELTIDSLRSLQPEIEAVPGAHVVVTDNDSQDGSVDKIAAAIAEYQWASWVSLMPLDRNGGFAFGNNAAIRVALAAPRPPQYIWLLNPDTIVHPNGLTALINFMDRHPTVGLAGSRLENLDGTPQHSAFRFPSLWSELDYGLHLGFVTRLLKAWEVAPPIVTETCPTDWLSGASILVRREVFETAGLLDEKYFMYFEEVDFCRQAQTQGWSCWYVPQSRVIHLVGQSSGMVATKPTKRRPQYWFNSRRRYFLKNHGWLYAAATDALWMGAYLIRRLKDAMKGAPNNEPPHLFLDFWSNSVFLKGSGS; encoded by the coding sequence ATGACCATTTTACTTAGCCAACGAGATTGTAGCCGTCTGTTAGTTGTGATTGTCAACTATCGCACACCGGAGTTAACGATCGATAGTCTACGATCGCTACAGCCGGAAATCGAGGCAGTTCCTGGTGCCCATGTTGTGGTAACGGATAATGATTCCCAGGACGGCTCCGTAGACAAAATTGCAGCAGCGATCGCTGAATATCAATGGGCCAGTTGGGTTTCCCTGATGCCTCTCGATCGCAATGGAGGGTTTGCCTTTGGTAATAATGCAGCCATTCGAGTTGCCTTAGCAGCTCCGCGTCCTCCGCAGTACATTTGGCTATTAAATCCAGATACGATCGTCCATCCAAACGGCTTAACCGCCTTGATTAACTTTATGGATCGGCATCCCACGGTAGGACTAGCGGGAAGTCGCTTGGAAAATCTAGATGGCACGCCTCAACATTCTGCCTTTCGTTTTCCCAGCCTGTGGAGTGAACTGGATTATGGCTTGCATTTAGGGTTTGTGACACGACTTTTGAAAGCTTGGGAAGTTGCGCCGCCGATCGTGACAGAAACCTGTCCAACCGATTGGTTGTCTGGGGCAAGTATCTTAGTGCGGCGTGAAGTCTTTGAAACCGCAGGTTTACTCGATGAAAAGTACTTCATGTACTTCGAAGAAGTCGATTTCTGTCGTCAAGCCCAAACGCAAGGCTGGTCTTGCTGGTATGTTCCCCAAAGTCGGGTGATTCACCTTGTGGGGCAAAGCTCTGGCATGGTGGCAACCAAACCGACCAAACGTCGTCCCCAGTACTGGTTTAATTCCCGTCGTCGTTACTTTCTAAAAAACCATGGTTGGCTATACGCAGCAGCCACGGATGCCTTGTGGATGGGAGCATACTTAATTCGCCGTTTGAAGGATGCAATGAAGGGAGCACCCAATAACGAACCCCCACATTTGTTCTTAGACTTTTGGAGTAATAGTGTCTTTTTAAAAGGCTCAGGAAGTTAG